DNA sequence from the Rhodohalobacter barkolensis genome:
AATGCCAACGGCTATTTTGTTGCAGGGTATCTCTATGAAGAGCTGAGTCTTACCAATTCTCTGACTTTGAAAGCCGGTACTCGTCTGGAGTTTAAAGAGACGTTTGTGACAACCAACGAACTTTTTACCAATGCAGCTGATTTTGAGAATCGAACAGATCTGATCGTATCAGGTGCAGTGGGGCTGAATTATTCTCCGTCATCCAATTGGACTGCCGGTCTGCAATTTGCAAGAGCCTACCGTACTCCAACCATTGAGGAGCTCTACTCCTTTGCACCTCATGCCGCAGCCGGTTCATTTGATATTGGGGATGCATCGCTGAAGAATGAATTCAGTTTAGGTGCGGATACTTTTGTTGAGTACAGTTCAAACCGTGTATCCGGACAGTTTTCACTCTTCGCCAACAAAATTGATCATTTTGTGGACTTTTCGCCGACAAGAGAGACGCACCAACCTTCCGGACTTCCGGTTTTTGAGTACCGGTCAAAGGATGCGTTGATGTACGGTTTTGAATTTACTACCGATATGCGTCTTTCAGATAACTGGATCGCGAGTCTGGGGTTTGATTACGTGAGAGGACGGGAGCGATCGGGAGACCGGGACAACCTCACGTTTATTCCACCGTTCAGAACAAGTATTGAGGTGAAGTACGACAATGGATCATTCTATGCAGGGCCACGTGTCAGAGTTGTGAATAAGCAGAAGAAGGTCGCTCCGAATGAAGAACCCACGGATGGATATCTTCTGATTGGGGCAGATGCCGGGTATCGCTTTGGGAAAGGCTTAACGTTTAGTTTGCGCCTCGACAATCTTTTGAATGAGCGATACCGCGATCACCTGAGCCGGGTTGAAAACCGCGACGCTCCCATGCCGGGCCGAAATCTGAATGTGATGTTACGATGGGAGTTTTGATATAGTTATTAATACCCAACCCTCCAAGGGTTTGGAACCCTTGGAGGGTTTCTAAAAGTGTTTGATATCAAAAAATTATATTGTTGATTGATTTTGAATGATAGCAGTACGATCAACATCGACTACGAAACCATAACTGTATGGTAAAATTGAGATCGTTATTTTTCATATATAACTCAAAATTCAATCCTGCTCTAATATGAAAACTGTCATCCGAGTAATCATCTCAGCTCTGTTTTTCCAGCTTTTACTATTTACGAATCCGGTCTTTTCTCAGCAGTGGACTGCCGCTCCTGAAATCATCGGAGAGGGATCGGATGATGATACAGTAATAGGTCGCGTTTTCCACGATGCCAATAAAAACGGGTTGTTGGATCAAGGTGAAAAGGGAGTTGAAGGAGTACTGGTCTCAAATGGAGTGGATTGGGTGAGTACCGACGATGAAGGTGGATATGAAATCAATGTCAAAGATGATATGAACCTGGCCATTGTACAACCTTCAGGGTGGCGGGTTCCAACCGACGAGCGGATGGTGCCCCAGTTTTTTTATATCTACAAAGAAGGAGGTACGGGTTATGATATGAGATTTGGCGGGCTGCCCGATACAGGCCCGGCCCCGGCAGAGGTTAATTTTCCGCTCACCCGTGAAAATACAGCCGACGATTCGTTTACCTGCGCTGTGTTGGGCGACTCTCAGGCCTACTCCAATGAACAGGTGAGCTGGCTTCGAGATGGTGTGATAGCGGATGTTGTAGATGCAGGACTGACGCCGGAAGATTGCATGATCTATCTCGGTGATGTTGTAGGCGACGACCTGGGACTGCTCGATCGGATCCTGAATATTTCGTCAGTAACGGGCCTGCCCCAATGGATGGTGATCGGAAATCACGATATCGACTTTGATGCGCGTACGAACGAAGATAAATCAGACAGCTGGCGTCGGATTTACGGGCCTAACTATTATGCGTTTGAAAAAGGTGAGGTTCTGTTTGTTGCACTGGATAACGTCTACTATCCATGCGGAGAAGAGTCTGTGGCGGCCGGTCGGATGAATTGTGCGGAAGATCGCGGGCCAAGCTACAACGGACGGCTAACCGAGGAGCAGTTTGCCTGGCTTGAGGGTCTGGTAGATCGCACACCGGAGGATCGTCTGATCGTATTGATGCACCACATCCCTTTTGTGTCATTTGTGGATGCGACAAGCGGACAGCACCAAACGGACGAACTTCATCGCATACATGATATTGTAGAGGGACGAAAGGCGCTCTCATTGTCAGGCCACACGCACGAACTGGAAAATTTGTCGCCCGGAGAGATCTTTGAAGGCTGGACTGAGCAGACCGGTATTGGTCCGTTGCCGTTTCGTCACATCATTGCTGGTGCAGCATCCGGTGCCTGGTACCGCGGTGATTTTAACGTGGATGGCGTACCCATGGCACTCCAGCGACTGGGCGCACCGATGGGATATCTGAACCTGGATTTTGAGGGGCCAGATTACAAAGAGACTTATATCGGTACCGGATTGAGCCGGGATCGTGGCCAGTGGATCGGCGTAAACACTCCCGGTTTTCGTCACTGGTTCAGCACTATTATGGATTGGGTTGGTCAGGACCGCAGCGAGAGGAACGAGGTGCCGCCGTACTCCATCAATGACTTGCCGGACACTAAAATCCTGACCCCGGAAGATTTTGAAGAGGGTGTATGGCTGACAGCCAACGTTTGGGCCGGTTCTGCAGAAACACGAGTGGTTGCTGAGCTTCCCGACGGCACCGAACTCGAACTTACCCGTACCCAGGAAGGGGAGGGTGAAGGCGTTCGGACCGGTGCCGAATACGCTGATCCATTTGTAGTGGCACGCCAGCTATCGGTAGCGAGATTTGCATTTGAAAGTCAGCTTGGAGAGGAGAGAGCACAGGGTTTTGAGTTATTTCAGGGTTCACGATTTGGTCCGGCGCCGCCTCAGCCACAGGGATCCATCGCCGACCGAAATATGCACCTCTGGCGGGCAGACCTTCCTGAACTTCCAAATGGCGTACATTCCATCCGCATAACCAGCACCGACCGCCATGGCAGAACCTTCACCGATACCATAACACTCGAAGTAATGGACATGCTCCCGCCAAAATACTGGCGCCATGAGCTATGGGAGTGAGGGAATTTCTACCTATGGCATGCAGGCAGATGCAGTATTGAATCAGGCTCAGCCTGAAACTTCGTTCGATAATGAGTTTGTTCACGAATTTATAGTATCATCTCAGACCGGCGAAGAATCGAAAATTGATGAAGGAAGTAATCGCTCAATGAATTCAAGTATTGATTATTCAATCGTAAGGATCCTGAATGGTGAATCGAAGGGTGAAAAGAATTCGTCCGAAAGTTTTATTTGTATGCCTAAAGCCCCCGCCCAAAATTTTGATTTCTCGACGACTCAAAAACATCAAAGATTATCTATTCCAATTTTCATATTTATCCGATAAGTTACCTACTAACACAATTTTATTTTAAGAAGCTTGCCTTACATAGTGCTGCTTCCAAATCACAACTTAAAGATTGATTTGTATGATGAAGTCATCCTCCCATCTATTCACACCCATCATAGCATTTTTGTTTCTGCTAACAGCCTGTGCAACTCCACAGCAGGCAACGGTACCGGCCCAGGAGTCATCGGTTCAGGAATCCGAGGTTCAGGATACTACTGAAACTCTTTTGCCGGAGTTTGAGCCGGTCGAGTCCTCTATCTTGGATAATGGCCGGATGTGGACCTTCGAATATGCACCTGTTGATTATTTTGCTGAAACCTATGAGTTCGATCCTGACGAAGCATGGTTTGAACACGCCCGTATGAGCGCTGTTCGTATTCCCGGTTGTTCCGGTTCGTTCGTATCAGATATGGGATTGGTCATGACCAATCACCACTGTGGTCGAAATCAAACCACTCAAATTGCACTGGAGGGTGAGAATACACTCGACAATGGTTTTTACGCACCCACGCTTTCTGATGAACGTAAAATCGAGGATTATTATGTGGATCAACTGGTAGAGATCCGTGATGTTACAGACCGAATTCTTGAAGAAGTAGATGCGGTTCCGGCAGATATGCAGGCAGCAGCACGACAGGAGGCGATCAACCGGGTGCAGGCCGAAATAAGTGAAGAGGTTTCTGATAATGGTGACCGGCAGGTACAGGTTGTTTCGCTTTTTAATGGCGGACGCTACTCCGCTTATATCTTTCGACGCTTCACCGATATCCGTATGGTGATGGCTCCGGAACTACAAATCGGTTATTTCGGGGGTGATTCAGACAATTTTACCTACCCTCGCTATAACCTGGATATGACATTTTTCCGTGTTTATGTGGATGACGAGCCCTATGAACCTGAATTCTACTTTCCGTTCGCCGAAGACGGTGTTGAAGAAGGAGATGGCGTATTTATGATTGGTAATCCCGGAAGGACGACCCGTCTTAATACTGTAGCTCAGCTTGCTTACACCGGCACGTACGACCTTCCGTTTCGTACAAGCCTGTTCACACGAATTATAGAAGGTCTGGAGGCATATTTTGAATACGATTCGTCCACTCCGGAGGCACAGCAGCTAAGAAATACCATTTTCGGCCTAAAGAACTCCCAAAAACTTATGGGAGGGCAAATTATGGCTCATAATGATGAGTACCTGATGGGCCGGCGGGTTGATAACGAACAGAATTTTATTGAGGCTTTGAATGATTCATCCGAGTTGCGGGATACCTACATTCCAATTATTGAACGGATTGCTGAGATACAAGAGGAAAAAGCTGCCCTTGCCCCGTATTCTCAGTTATCACTGGGTCTCTCACCGAACTCTTTTGCTTCTGCTGCATTGCTGCAACGAGCCTATTTGTACGCTATGATGGATCGCATAGAGGATGATGAAGAAAGAAAATCAGCCTTAATGAACCAGATTCAAAGCATTGGCGACAAACCTCCGTATCTTGAAAAACAGTTAATTATTTCCCATTTGAACTTTCTTGCTGACGGACTTGGTGCTGATCATCCATACTTAATGGAGATCACAAATGGACAGGATTATGAAACCGTTGCCGACCGGTTGATTGAAAATTCCGGGTTTGCCTCATCCGAACAAACAGCGGTACTACTTGATAATCCCGAGACCGCAGCATCAGATCCGGCTGTATCTTATTTCAGAACATTTGGCGATCCTCTGTTTGAGAATTCCGAGCGCATGCGGGAACTATCACAGGAAGAAGATGAGCTTCAGACACGGCTTGGCCGGGGGTGGTTTGCTGTTTACGGAACTAGCATCCCGCCAGATGCAACATTCTCTCCCAGAATTCAGGATGGTGTTGTAGCCGGTTATGAGTATAACGGAACTGTAGCTCCAGCCTACACAACGTTTTATGGTATGTACGATCGCTATCATTCACATACAGATGAATCTGAATGGGACTTGCCAGAACGCTGGGCCACCCCTACTTCCACAATGGATCTTTCCACACCTGTTAATTTTGTATCCACGAATGATATCATTGGCGGGAATTCGGGTTCACCTGTTGTGAATATCAATCTGGAGGTTGTTGGACTGGCTTTCGATGGTAACGTGGAGAGTATGGGGTCAAGCACATTTATTCTTGATGATCGCAGTGCACGTGCCGTATCTGTTGATGTGCGAGGAATGCTTGAGGCACTCCGGCATGTCTATGATGCATCACGAATTGTGGAAGAGTTGGAAAGCTCCAGAGATTGATAATCAATCAACGGTTCTTAAGATGTTATTAAATTAGCTTTCAATAAGGCCTGGGGGATCTTCTCCCCGGGCTTTTTTATTATGCAGGCCACTTTCCATCAAGGTATTTGTATACTGAGTGTAGTAGATTGTAAAGAACTATTCGGATTGAGAAATTCTTTAACATTCACTCTAAGTATTTTCTGCGAAACCAACAGCGACATCAAAGTATATTTTTGGTAGTTACTTACAGATAGAACAAGGGTGTATGAATATTTTGTCTCCTTTTATAGGTTAATAATTTTCAAGCATGAAATGTCCCACCGGAAAAAATCAATACTCCACACAGTTCCTGGCAGAAACTTCCCTGATTGATATTCATATCCATCGCAATTTCAAACCGGATCAGGGGCCGCAAAACGTGTACCAGTGTGAATTTTGCGGAGAGTGGCATCTGACCAGCAAATCTCCAAAACGTAATGAGCGTTTGCAGGAGATGATCGACTCCGGTGAACTGCTTCGGTTACAGCAGGCAAGGCAATGGGAGTAAGTCTGTCTGGAAATAAGTGATGATTTTAACCTAAGATTCGACAGTTCAATCTTTCCGTGTCATCAGAACGTAAATCCCAACAGGATTGAAATTGCAGTGTTTCGATTGGGCCTTGAAAATTCACTGTTACTTAAGAAATTGAAACCTGAATCATAAATTTCTGATAAACCCCGACTGAACCGAAGTTCGAGGCTTATTCTTTCAGATAGAGAGGGAGCCTTCAATTCCAACCCACCAAGGAGGCCGATTTCTACATTGTCCGTCATGTCTGCCAAGTCTATATCACGGGAAGACTCTGAAAACTTTGAGCGGATCAAAAATGAAACAGAGGGTCCGGTAAAGAATTTTGTCTGAAGTTGCTTGAATACGTCCGGCGAATATGCAAGTAGCAGCGGTACTTTGATATAATCTGTACGATATGTTCCTGTATATACAATGTCATCGGATTGAAAGCTTGATTTTGAACCGTTCTGGTAATAGAAAACTTCAGGCTGAAAGCTGAAAGGTGTGTTTCCCAAAGGTACATTGGTAAAAGCTCCAATTCGAAAAGTGGCAATGGCATCAGTTTCAAAATCGGAATCGTAATGAGTTGTGAAATTCATTCCTCCCTTCAGGCCGTAAGAAACATCTTGTGCCTGAACGTCTATGGATGTGAACCCAATAATTAGCAGCAGAGTTATGAAGGAGAGAGTCAGTTGAGTAATTTCGTAGACAGTTTTGACCATGATGATAAATTGGGTTTCTGATGAATGATAATGTTGTTATTCAAAAATTTTCACACACTATCCTGTTAATAAAGAGTATATGAAAAAAAAAAAAAATAAATAGAAACGGCTGATTGAGAGGGTCGATTCAGGAGAAATGAGGCGTGAACAACGAGCCGGGCGGTGGGAGTGAGTCTTTTTGGTTGACAGAAAATTTGACTGATAGGTTGGAATTTATCGTAGGGGATAACTTGTAGTTTTTAAATATAGTTGATAATAGTGCGTTATAGAACGCTCTTACCGATCAGAAGGTTACATCAACTAAGAATAACTCATCAATAAACCATTGAAAATCGACCGATCCTCTTTCCGTCAGTACATGAAAATCCTGGCGTATGTTAAGCCTTATAAAAAGAAGCTGATCGTTGCTTTAATAGCATCTGTCTTGGCAACGCTTGTCTGGCTGGCAGTGCCCCTGGGTTTACGTGAGCTGCTGGATGCCGTGTTTGATGATGGTGATATGGCACTTCTTAACCGGGTTACAGGTGTACTCATCGGACTCTTCATTTCGCAAGCACTGCTTGGTTTCTGGGGAAGCTATTCGCTGGATTGGATCGGCGAAAAAATTGTCGCAGACCTGAGGAAAAACCTTTATGAACATCTTAATCGGCTGAGTCTCAAATTTTACTCCAATCAGCGTCTGGGAGAAATCACATCCCGTCTCACAAATGATGTGGCCGCCATCCGGGATGCCGTTACCGGTACACTGTCTGAAGGGCTTACACAAAGTATCAACCTGGTGGGTTCCGTTGTTTTAATGGTTTATCTAAACTGGAGGTTAAGCCTGATAATCTTTGTTACAGTACCCGTTATTACGCTGGCTGTTCGGTATTTTGGTCAGCTGATTAGAAAGCTATCCCGCGATGTTCAGGATCGGTTGGCAGATACTACAGCAATTGCAGAAGAGGCACTTGGGGCAATCGAATCCGTTAAGTCTTTTGCACGTGAACCATACGAAGTTGGCCGATATAACACCGGAGTGGATACCCTATTTGATACGGCCCGGAAAAAAGTGCTGTTCAGCAATCTGTTTTGGTCATCGGTAGGCGTTGTTTTTATGAGCACAATGATTGTCATTTTTTGGTATGGTGGAACCGAGGTGCTGGCCGGCCGACTCTCTGCCGGTGATCTGGTTGCGTTCATCTTTTTTGCTTTCAACATTGGGCGGTCGATGGGGGGAATGTCGAGGGTTTATACCGTTTTTAGTAGTGCTGTAGGTGCGTCGGAGCGTATCTTTGGCTTGATGGAAGAGCAACCGGATGTTGAGGACCATCCCGACGCAGTGGAGTTGAGGGATGTAAAAGGAGCCGTTTCATTTGAAGATGTTTCCTTTCACTACGAGGAGAATCAACCCGTACTTCGCGATATAAACTTTTCATGCAAACCGGGCGATATTGTTGCATTGGTGGGCCCAAGCGGGGCAGGAAAAACCACACTGCTCAAACTCATTCCACGATTTTATGACGTGCAGAAAGGAACAATACGATTTGATGGTACGGATATCTCAACAGTAACGCAGCAGTCACTTAGAAATCAGATAGCGATTGTTCCACAGGATATCCAGCTATTTGGCAGCACCATTCGGGAAAACATCAGATACGGCAGACTGGATGCAACAGATCGGGAAGTGGAAGATGCAGCGAAATTTGCGCAGGCACACGATTTCATCATGGAGCATCCGGATGGATACGAAGCTATGGTAGGAGAGCGCGGTATTAAGCTCAGTGGGGGACAACGCCAGCGTGTGGCCATCGCGAGAGCCATTTTAAAAAACCCCAACATTTTACTGCTTGATGAAGCGACATCATCTCTCGATTCTGAATCTGAAGCGGCAGTTCAG
Encoded proteins:
- a CDS encoding calcineurin-like phosphoesterase C-terminal domain-containing protein; amino-acid sequence: MKTVIRVIISALFFQLLLFTNPVFSQQWTAAPEIIGEGSDDDTVIGRVFHDANKNGLLDQGEKGVEGVLVSNGVDWVSTDDEGGYEINVKDDMNLAIVQPSGWRVPTDERMVPQFFYIYKEGGTGYDMRFGGLPDTGPAPAEVNFPLTRENTADDSFTCAVLGDSQAYSNEQVSWLRDGVIADVVDAGLTPEDCMIYLGDVVGDDLGLLDRILNISSVTGLPQWMVIGNHDIDFDARTNEDKSDSWRRIYGPNYYAFEKGEVLFVALDNVYYPCGEESVAAGRMNCAEDRGPSYNGRLTEEQFAWLEGLVDRTPEDRLIVLMHHIPFVSFVDATSGQHQTDELHRIHDIVEGRKALSLSGHTHELENLSPGEIFEGWTEQTGIGPLPFRHIIAGAASGAWYRGDFNVDGVPMALQRLGAPMGYLNLDFEGPDYKETYIGTGLSRDRGQWIGVNTPGFRHWFSTIMDWVGQDRSERNEVPPYSINDLPDTKILTPEDFEEGVWLTANVWAGSAETRVVAELPDGTELELTRTQEGEGEGVRTGAEYADPFVVARQLSVARFAFESQLGEERAQGFELFQGSRFGPAPPQPQGSIADRNMHLWRADLPELPNGVHSIRITSTDRHGRTFTDTITLEVMDMLPPKYWRHELWE
- a CDS encoding S46 family peptidase, coding for MMKSSSHLFTPIIAFLFLLTACATPQQATVPAQESSVQESEVQDTTETLLPEFEPVESSILDNGRMWTFEYAPVDYFAETYEFDPDEAWFEHARMSAVRIPGCSGSFVSDMGLVMTNHHCGRNQTTQIALEGENTLDNGFYAPTLSDERKIEDYYVDQLVEIRDVTDRILEEVDAVPADMQAAARQEAINRVQAEISEEVSDNGDRQVQVVSLFNGGRYSAYIFRRFTDIRMVMAPELQIGYFGGDSDNFTYPRYNLDMTFFRVYVDDEPYEPEFYFPFAEDGVEEGDGVFMIGNPGRTTRLNTVAQLAYTGTYDLPFRTSLFTRIIEGLEAYFEYDSSTPEAQQLRNTIFGLKNSQKLMGGQIMAHNDEYLMGRRVDNEQNFIEALNDSSELRDTYIPIIERIAEIQEEKAALAPYSQLSLGLSPNSFASAALLQRAYLYAMMDRIEDDEERKSALMNQIQSIGDKPPYLEKQLIISHLNFLADGLGADHPYLMEITNGQDYETVADRLIENSGFASSEQTAVLLDNPETAASDPAVSYFRTFGDPLFENSERMRELSQEEDELQTRLGRGWFAVYGTSIPPDATFSPRIQDGVVAGYEYNGTVAPAYTTFYGMYDRYHSHTDESEWDLPERWATPTSTMDLSTPVNFVSTNDIIGGNSGSPVVNINLEVVGLAFDGNVESMGSSTFILDDRSARAVSVDVRGMLEALRHVYDASRIVEELESSRD
- a CDS encoding porin family protein, whose translation is MVKTVYEITQLTLSFITLLLIIGFTSIDVQAQDVSYGLKGGMNFTTHYDSDFETDAIATFRIGAFTNVPLGNTPFSFQPEVFYYQNGSKSSFQSDDIVYTGTYRTDYIKVPLLLAYSPDVFKQLQTKFFTGPSVSFLIRSKFSESSRDIDLADMTDNVEIGLLGGLELKAPSLSERISLELRFSRGLSEIYDSGFNFLSNSEFSRPNRNTAISILLGFTF
- a CDS encoding ABC transporter ATP-binding protein yields the protein MKIDRSSFRQYMKILAYVKPYKKKLIVALIASVLATLVWLAVPLGLRELLDAVFDDGDMALLNRVTGVLIGLFISQALLGFWGSYSLDWIGEKIVADLRKNLYEHLNRLSLKFYSNQRLGEITSRLTNDVAAIRDAVTGTLSEGLTQSINLVGSVVLMVYLNWRLSLIIFVTVPVITLAVRYFGQLIRKLSRDVQDRLADTTAIAEEALGAIESVKSFAREPYEVGRYNTGVDTLFDTARKKVLFSNLFWSSVGVVFMSTMIVIFWYGGTEVLAGRLSAGDLVAFIFFAFNIGRSMGGMSRVYTVFSSAVGASERIFGLMEEQPDVEDHPDAVELRDVKGAVSFEDVSFHYEENQPVLRDINFSCKPGDIVALVGPSGAGKTTLLKLIPRFYDVQKGTIRFDGTDISTVTQQSLRNQIAIVPQDIQLFGSTIRENIRYGRLDATDREVEDAAKFAQAHDFIMEHPDGYEAMVGERGIKLSGGQRQRVAIARAILKNPNILLLDEATSSLDSESEAAVQLALNHLMKSCTTFVIAHRLSTIQNATTILVMDNGRILEKGTHQQLLEQNGLYRRLYDIQFHKETVTDNEI